The Lytechinus pictus isolate F3 Inbred chromosome 8, Lp3.0, whole genome shotgun sequence nucleotide sequence AATGATGGATAAGATTGCCCTTTTTAGCAAACCTCTTTCCACAAGGAGGGCAAATATAGGGTTATTCTTCTGTGTGTGTTCTCATATGACGGGTAAGATTGCCCTTTAGAGCAAacctcttctcacaatgagggCAGATATAGGGTTATTCTTCTGTGTGTGTTCTCATATGACGGGTAAGATTGCCCTTTAGAGCAAACCTCTTCTCACAATAAGAGCAAATATAcggtttttctcctgtgtgtgttcgTATGTGATAGGCAAGATCAATCTTTTTAGCAAATCCTTTCTCACAATGAGTGCAAATATAGgatttttctcctgtgtgtgttcttaTGATGGATAAGATCACCATTTTAAGCAtatctcttctcacaatgagagcagaTACAGGGTTTTCTCCTAAGTGTGTTATAACATTTGTAAGAATGGAATTTCAGtaaatctcttctcacaatgagagcaatgatGTGGTTTTTCTCCCGTGCGTTTCATATATGACGGGTATGAGCGGACTTGTCAGTAAATCTCTTCTTACAATGAGAGCAAATATAgggtttttctcctgtgtgtttTCTTATATGTCGGGTAAGATCGCCCTTTTGAGAAAATCTCTTCCCACAAAGAGAGCAGATATAGGTTTTTTTTCCTGTGTGTGTTCTTATATGATGGGTAAGATatgaatttttacttttttttttaccaaattcCATTTCACAGCAGGATTTGAATATAGGGGTTTTTATCCAGTGTGTGTTCTAATATGACGGGTAagatccctttttttttttagcaaatcCCTTTTGACAGTGGGAGTATATATAAGGTTTTACTCCAGTATGTGTTCTCTAATATGATTTTTAAGAACGGTCTTGTGAGTAAATCTCTtttcacaatgagagcaatgatgaggtttttctcctgtgtgtgttcttaTATGATAGGAAAGATGACTCTTGCTAGAAAATCCTTTCTCACAATAAAAGCATTGATAAGGTTTTTCTCAAGTATGTGTTCTAATATGATTTGTAAGATTGACCTTGGTagaaaatctcttctcacaatgagagcaacgATAAgatttttctcctgtgtgtgttcttaTGTGACAACGAAGAGTACTCTTTTGAGAAAATGTTTTCCCACAAAGAGAGCAACTATAGGGTTTTTCTCCAGTATGTGTTCTAAAATGACAGGTAAGACTGACCTTTGTAGCAAACCTCTTCTCACAAAGAGAGCAAATATAgggtttttctcctgtgtgtgttcgTATATGATGGGTAAGATCAGTCTTTTTAACAAATCCCTTCTTACAATGAGTGCAAATATAgggtttttctcctgtgtgtgttctaACATGATATGTAAGACTGACCTTGTTAGAAAATCTCTTGTCACAATGAGAGCAACGataaggtttttctcctgtgtgtgttcttaTATGACGGATAAGATTACTCTCTCGAGAAAATCCCTTCCcacaatgagagcaaatatAGGGTTTTTCTCCCGTGTGTGTTCTTATATGACAGATAAGGTTACTCCCTAGAGAAAATCTCTGACcacaatgagagcaaatatAGGGTTTCTCTCCAGTGTGTGTTCTGATATGATTTGTAAGACTGGGCTTGGTagaaaatctcttctcacaataAGAGCATTGATAAGGTTTTTCTCCAGTATGTGTTCTAATATGATTTGTAAGAGCGGTCTTGTGATTAAATCTCTtttcacaatgagagcaatgatGAGGTTTTTCTCCAGTATGTTTTCTTATATGACTTCTAAGAGTGGACTTGTCAGtaaatctcttctcacaatgagagcattgataaggtttttctcctgtgtgtgttcttaTATGACAAGAAAGATTACTCTTTTGAGAAAATCCTTTCCCACAATGAGAGCAAATAAAGGGTTTTTCTCCAGTATGTGTTCTAATATGAGAGGTAAGTCTGACCTTTGTAGCAAacctcttctcacaatgagagcaaatatagggtttttctcctgtgtgtgttcgTACATGCTGGGTAAGATCAATCTTTTTAACAAATcccttctcacaatgagagcaacgataaggtttttctcctgtgtgtgttcttaTATGACAGATAAGATAACTCTCGTGAGAATATCTCTTACCACAATTAGAGCAAATATAGggtttttctcctttatgagTTCTAATATGATTTGTAAGATCGCTCTTTTGAGAAAATCCCTTGTCACAATAAGAGCAATGATGAGGTTTTTCTCCAGTATGTTTTCTTATATGACTTTTTAGAGTGGACTTGTCAGTAAATCTtttctcacaatgagagcattgataaggtttttctcctgtgtgtgttcttaTATGACAAGAAAGATTACTCTTTTGAGAAAATCCTTTCCcacaatgagagcaaatatAGGGTTTTTCTCCAGTATGTGTTCTAATATGACGGGTAAGACTGACCTTTGTAGCAAacctcttctcacaatgagagcaaatatAGGGTTTTTCTCCTGTATGAGTTCTAATATGATTTGTAAGATCGCTCTTTTGAGAAAATCCCTTGTCACTATGAGAACTATAAGATTCTTCTCCATTGTGTGTGCTCATATGGGTTATAAGATTGGCCTTGGTagaaaatctcttctcacaataAGAGCATTGATAAGGTTTTTCTCCAGTATGTGTTCTAATATGATTTGTAAGAGCGGTCTTGTGATTAAATCTCTtttcacaatgagagcaatgatGAGGTTTTTCTCCAGTATGTTTTCTTATATGACTTCTGAGAGTGGACTTGTCAGTAAATCTtttctcacaatgagagcattGATGaggtttttctcctgtgtgtgttcttaTATGACAAGAAAGATTACTCTTTTGAGAAAATCCTTTCCCACAATGAGAGCAAATAAAGGGTTTTTCTCCAGTATGTGTTCTAATATGACGGGTAAGACTGACCTTTGTAGCAAAcatcttctcacaatgagagcaaatatagggtttttctcctgtgtggGTTCTTATATGACAGATAAGATAACTCTCTTGAGAAAATCCTTTCCCACAATGAGAGCAAATAAAgggtttttctcctgtgtgtgttcttaTATGACAAGAAAGATTACTCTTTTGAGAAAATCCTTTCCCACAATGAGAGCAAATAAAGGGTTTTTCTCCAGTATGTGTTCTAATATGACAGGTAAGACTGACCTTTGTAGCAAacctcttctcacaatgagagcaaatatagggtttttctcctgtgtgtgctCGTACATGCTGGGTAAGAAAAATCTTTTTAACAAATCGCTTGTCACAATGAGAGCAACGataaggtttttctcctgtgtgtgttcttaTATGACAGATTAGATAACTCTCTTGAGAAAATCTCTTACcacaatgagagcaaatatAGGGTTTTTCTCCTGTATGAGTTCTAATATGATTTGTAAGATCACTCTTTTGAGAAAATCCCTTGTCACTATGAGAACTATAAGATTCTTCTCCAGTGTGTGTGCTCATATGGGTTATAAGATAATCCCTACATTCAAAATTCTTATGACAATGGGGGCACTTGAAGCATCTGTCTCCAACCTCTGTCAAAATATGACTAGCAAACTCAACTTCCCTAGAGTGTGTTTTATGATGTAGAACTAAAGAATTCTCATCTGGAAACGTCTTATTGCATTGTAAACACTGATGGGACTCATCTTCACTGCATTCCGTTATTGATGATTGTCTCATGTCCACTCCATCCAAAAGATCTTTatctggaagaaaaaaaaatcatcttgttcaaaTCGTAAAAACATTAAGACCAAAGTAAAACAGCTCTCatctaaagattttttttttccaatttgttGATGGTGTGTTATCATGTCAACACTAAGACACAATGCATCTATCCTTTAAAGGACCTTTGAAAGAGCAAAAATTGGCaaggtcttacagcagtcttcAAGATAACTGAAATATGTCATtttctgtggaatggctcagaaagacccctcaaagaattctgaaagactgatggatatttcttgtctttttgGTCTTTGACTAGTCCTATATAGATCTTTGAACAGTCTTTAACCATAAAtaaactgggctatttcaacgcctaagaagactgggggggggggggtagtctgcaggcacagaccctgattggaattttgatcaacaagtgtgcctccatgcaaagactagcacaaacCAAACTTGCTGTACCAATACATACACTGAAAACTTTTCCGAGTCCGAGATGGGTCAGTCGACTCACTTGCAGTGAGTAATTTGCTTTGACACATTTATACGCGTCCATTTACACAATCCCCGACAGCAGCGACCCACGCGTGATGAGTCATTCCATAATTAACCGGCAGAAACGACCCATGTGTGGCGAGACCAGGCGAGTCGATACATTTGTCTGTGAGTTTCTTGACTCATTCAAAAACCAAAGTGAGTCACACATACGATGCAGAATTGTGATTGGTCAAAAGTAAAAAATGTGGATGCGCGCGCACGCACGTCGCGTCGATCGTCGATATATATGCATCCGTTGGCCATTTTGAACCGTACATGGCTGACCAGACAGAGGAAGGATCTGGCATTCTGGGCGGGAGTTTAAACAGGTAAATTCTACATTTTAAGAGTCTATGTTTATATGAATAGGGAATGCGAATGCATCAGCAAATTCCAGTTAGTCCGTTAGGTACAAAATGGAATTTTCATGACAAgtatttttctttagaaaacCTTGTCACTTGTGCTTCGACTATAGTTTGTAACTGTAAGTTTAACTTTTCGCGGGTACGGTCTATACACGCGCTACTCCTAATGCATACGGTATGGAGCCCAAATAATGCATTCACTTAACAAGCCACAAAAGGCACCGTGACTACACAAACGTGTTTGAGTTCAAacttcaaaatacttcattttACGGCTGGAGAAAGCCAGAAGCAGCCAAGGTGTCAAAAGTATGATTGAAATTAAGCTAATCAGTGTAGGCCTAGACTTTGTTAAAGACCTAACGTTAAATGTAAGTTAGGCCAAGTTCTAAGTAGATCTAGggctaggcctaacgttagtctACATGCAGAATTTCTCGTGATACTCACAACCGGACCGCCGgccagatacatgtacatgatgtatcaTGTACTTTAGCTAGCGCCGGCGCCTATAGACctacatagtacatgtatgatgtgtCATGTGTGCTTGATAGTACACATGGTCTAGAtctacatacacacacacacacacaccctcacccacagaCAGAGCCCAGTGCATGTGTGtatagcaggggccgcggaacggttttgaaagtgggggggggggggggctgaccatgctaaaaatcacaatcatatggtcatttttacgtttttgtacacggttttggaaaaaagtgggggggctgaagcccccccggttccgcggcccctgtatagtgTGCGCATATTAGCAAATTGGTAGGCAGGAGAGTCAATTCTCAAGCAGGGTAGAGTAATTCAGTCACTTGTAAAGATAATCCAAACGGTGTCCAATTTTAGCATTTTCTGTtcgaagagaaaaaaaaaactagactATCTACTACTAACTGCAATATTAAAAGTTAGCAAACATGTTTCCTGTTTGACATCACATTTTCTCTGATGAGGCTGACACCCCTATCCAAAATGGAAGTTTATTGAACCTGAATATTGAGCCATCTTAATTTTATCATAGTTACTAAATTTCCAGCAGCTATGGGTGGATAATGGATCTAATTCTAAATGATATGCAAGTCAATAAAATGTTCTTTCTTCTAACTAAAATGCATTTGTAagaagttatttatttttttttttattatttttttttttaaagaataactGTTTTTTAGCATTGCCATTGCCATTGGTGTGTATATCCTTCATCCTCCCAAGGAATTATTGGGCCATTGTCTTTTGTTCTAATCCCAGCCTTTCCAATCACACGTCCCCATTCATGAGTTCTGCACTAAATATAGATCCAGATTAGGGTCTAGGCTCTACTCAAGGTACACCAGTagatatcaaattaaaagcATCCAGGAACAGTTTCAGaaactcattaaaaaaatcatttattaagtCAATAACTCTTGATGTATGAAAAAGAGTATGAACACAATCTAATCACCATGTTATCAATTGTCTCATATTGCTGTTTTGTATTAAGCATATCATATTCTGTAAATTTTTAGAGGGACCAGGCTCAACTAGCACATGTGCTATTTTTCTGGTCCCATTTGCCAActtttgttatacatgtatgtcagaaTTTTGTAAACTTTTGTTGTTTTGGTTGTTGgtgaataaatcaaatcaaatcaaataactaatcaaaaaaaaaaaaaaatttgaagcaAACACAGTACATTAAATCAAATTCAACaccgagtgcgtagctttagagTAGACTCTAGTTTAACTGTAGGATCCATTGTAATTGTGTAGTAAACTGCAACATAGTCGTAGGAGAGGGTCTCAATTTGACTGAATCCCATAATTGTCAGTTTAATgctatggtttttttttttttttaaacaaaaaatgatcaTCAGAATATGCAGCGTCAGAtagagtaaaaataataaaacaaaatattgaattcaGTATGAATTCAGTATGCTGTGAACAACAAAATGTAGcttttggccccccccccttcataacATTAGCTTGTTCTTGCAAGCAGACGATCACTGTCACTGACAAAGTGATAGGCAAAgacacaaaattttattttaatttgatctttcaaaattattttactgcAAAGATGGAGTTTAAGATCTAGACTAgaggatattttgaaaattatctatgatgtttttaataatactaatttgtaattttttttttcaaatgagcTGTGCGAGACTTAAAGTCACATTTTCAACTTCCTCCCATTGCAGCATATGcagaaatttcatttgattcaaAATGTGTTattcaatgatttttcaaatatgGATAGTTTTATCATATATGTTGTGTAGATCTATTGAGCAGCAGGTCAAGGGACATCATGTGCCCAAACTTAATTTACAGTCCTGACAGTGAAAAGTTAACTCAAATTCTAAATATGCTAATTAAGCTGGACACAAATAATTGTGTGGTTCCAGTTCCATACCATAAATAACCCAGAAAGTCAGGTCGGTCGGTCGGTCaggaaaatattttattttttcattaaaagaaaaaaaattgagctgcCTGGTGAAACGGGAGCAAAATTCGAAAACctgtggggggagggggcactcatgtacatgtatattgtagtACAGGgacgtgccgctttgatgacccccctTTTTGAGCTTGTGTTTAAACCCGACATAGCCTGGGCTATTTTGCAATTGTATATTATTAGGCCACCAAAATCTCGGCAGTCAACCGCGCGATTGCggtgaaaattggcacgcatgtTGCCCATGACGTAATTTCCAAAATCATATCgctaatttttttccaaaacaatGTAATTTCGTTAAATATGCTGATTAAGCTAATATGCATGAAATAAGATTTGTTGCTCTAAATCACTGAATGAAGCTTCATATAGGCTAATTTTTGGTCTGAATACTTTTTGTAGTATTCTCaacaaatttacttgaaaaaaaaatgctgtatcaaaattcatttttatgtattttattgttttctcaatttcttatgttatgttttttgacctttttatttttatgagtgtttttaatgaaattctTTGGCACCACTTTTTCAGCCATAAAGATcataaaattgattgattttcatcaataaagcaaaaataatcacACACTTCTGAAAAAgctgaaaacacaatttgcaatttttggtcCGACGTGCAGGTACAAATGTGTAACTTTGAACCGCGTAACCAGGCGTCGTGAATTTgttctcaaaagatgcgcgagactcgaaagaaaaaaattgaaatattgcggCAAGAGCTCCTCGCGTTACGAATTTCATgcgaaaaatgtcaaggggtCCTgatcaagcccccccccccccttgccctgGCTACATAGGGTTAACAgattcaaaatatcaaaattagaatatttaaattcttgttttaaaattataataaagtatgatattttgaatttgatcatTTGAATTGGTGATAGGCTTTTAGATCCTATAGCAAAATAGTACACTATGACTGGGGCTTAtttttgtacatacatgtacatgtactttgtttttcaatttctattttTCTGCAGATTTCAAGTTCTAAAGACCTGATATCTCCTTGCCTCATCTTGGTTGGACATACACTACAGTTTGAATttccatcatacatgtacaaggaaATAGTGATGCTTATGCACCACCACAGTTGAACAGGATTAGCAAGTGAGTGTTTCACACATAACTGTAACTTATGGCAGCTGCTCCTAATGATGTGAACCAGGctatttttgtgtattcatgTGTTTACTGTCAGTATCAGACAGGTAAACTAAATAAATACTTAAGTCATCTAGAGTACGTCCACCAAACAGAAAGGGGATTTAGCGTCACATGTGGGATAGAAGGTTGCCAAAAGAAGTATTCCATTGTTCGCTCACTTTCACGTCACATAACAAGGAATCATAACATTAACATAGGCCAATGTGTAGCTATTCAACATGACAGGCCAAacgatagtgatggtgatgaatcCGATGATGGATACATGCATTTGCAGGAAGGTAACGGTGAAGAAAATTTGGACCCAGAAGAAAATGCACAATATGCACTATCTTCGTACTATTGCATTATTTATTCTGCGATTGAGGGAAGAGAAGAAAGTACCTGCAAATGCCTGCACCCATATAGTGAGTGAGATTAACAAACTATTCGAGATTAGCAATGTTGAAGTAAGGAATGCTGTTTTGAAGGTGCTGCAAGAAAATGGAATAGATCAGATAAACATTGATGGACTTGAAGATATCTTCACCTCCTTCCATTCCATTTCACGAGCACATCATCCTTTTTTGAAAAATTCTACGTTTTCaacttttctcattttttccctcttttttttttataccagcCTTTCACATCTGTGCAACTGTCAATTTTCAATCAGGTGTTGGAGAAATTGGAGCACTGCTGTTACTCACATGTTATGCTGCATGAGAAAATAGAGCTCCTTCTTTGTCCAAAGGCCAAGGTATTTGCATTATAATATTTGAGCcctaattaattatgcagatgaaaattagtcaaaagctacaATACAAAGCTCTTAAAGTCTACTACCAGTGTACCAAGTCTCATCATCATAGCTTATTTACTGTTATTGCAAACTATACTTTTCTATtttatgaatacataattagccacCATATTGAGAAATGgatttagaaaaagaaaaagaaattaaatgaaagatgTTGGCTGAGCTGTTGATTCCCCAGATTTTAACATTAATATTTCATCAACTGAATGTCTGattcatataattttgttcAGTTCTAGAATCTGCAGACTAAGGACTATAACATATCTGATTTGAAAAGAAATCTACATTTTCACTCTGACAAAAGACTAAAAGCAGAACTTTGCTTATTATAGTTCAGATTGGTAGTGATGTCAAAATGTCTTCATGCGCACTCGCTAAAGTGTATTACATTTTATCACTCGCGTAATTTTTTACAAGACTAAAATGATGCAAAAGATATCACGGGCGCACATCGATagaccagggccccatcttataaagagttaagattgatccgAATCAAATCGAAGTCCAATTCCCTATCTCCAATGtacagagttacgattgatattAATCACAAGTGAAATTGAgataagacagggcccagaggTGACACCATTATTAATCTGAATCTGGGTCGCACTTTAGATTGTAGATTCTTaacacatttatttatcatCTTGCATAAAGGGATGGAAAGGTTTTAAAGGTTTTATAGTTTATTTTCACACACAGTGCATCAATTGTGGTGATGTAGTTATACTCTTAACCATTTTCTAAACCATAGGGCCTATGTGATATTAATGTACTTTTGGAAGTGTAACTTTGTATTCTTGTTAAGTGCCTTCGTGGTTGTGTGCAACATAAGATGCTTACCACCACTTGCAATATGATTGTAAAGTTATATTACTACAAGAccagtcattattacattttgttATTCCCATAGTAAAGAAAGTTCCATCAGCCTAACTGGACCACTATCAGAAATTATGTCTTTCTGGATAAATAGATataaagaagattttttttcaataggcctattcaagtttttttcctccccccccccccttttctaGGAGTTGGATCCTGAAGAACCACAACCTCACATCCACATTGAATACAATGGGAGAATTGAAGATGTTTTGGCTGCAACTGGGAGAGTGAAGGAGTTTGCAATCGTGGCTGAAGGAGAAGTAGTTGCTCAGACAAGTGACGTCTTCAAGGCTGTGTGCATTGTGATGGCAGTACACTATGTGTTCAATATGAGTTACCACCCAAAGCTGAATGCCTCATTGATATTCATCCAGAAAGTGATCATGAATATGAAGGATAGTAGCCCAAACCCAAAGAAGGTTATCAAAGTTTTGTTTCAGGTGAACTCCAAATTAAATGCTGCAGTTTAGCCAGTGAGAGAGTAACATAATGGTCAAACCTTTAAAGACCGTATCGGAAGCGAAAAATGAAACTGACAAATTATACCCCAAtggaaagcttataagctacagAATACCACAATGCAAGTTTCATGCATTTTCACCACTTACCAGCAGAGTATTTGCTATAGAAACGCTCAAATTTGAGATCTTCGAAAATCGGCATTATTGCTCTCCGTACGGGCCTGAATTCTCTGACGTCACGTTATGAGAACGAAGTTGTGATTACATGTGTTTGCATGTAGaaaagttttattatttttttgttttccagATTACAAATtcgaattttttaaacaatttgcaCAGGAAAATAACGAAAGTATTTCGTGCTTAAATGGATGAAACCTACAGCTGTagaccatattttttttctcatttctttgttttcctcaTATTTGGCTATGATTGCTATGTCAGGCAGAACTTGCACATAATCTGAATGCAGATACAGATGAATAG carries:
- the LOC129266287 gene encoding zinc finger protein Xfin-like, with product MRQSSITECSEDESHQCLQCNKTFPDENSLVLHHKTHSREVEFASHILTEVGDRCFKCPHCHKNFECRDYLITHMSTHTGEESYSSHSDKGFSQKSDLTNHIRTHTGEKPYICSHCGKRFSQESYLICHIRTHTGEKPYRCSHCDKRFVKKIFLTQHVRAHTGEKPYICSHCEKRFATKVSLTCHIRTHTGEKPFICSHCGKGFSQKSNLSCHIRTHTGEKPFICSHCGKGFSQESYLICHIRTHTGEKPYICSHCEKMFATKVSLTRHIRTHTGEKPFICSHCGKGFSQKSNLSCHIRTHTGEKPHQCSHCEKRFTDKSTLRSHIRKHTGEKPHHCSHCEKRFNHKTALTNHIRTHTGEKPYQCSYCEKRFSTKANLITHMSTHNGEESYSSHSDKGFSQKSDLTNHIRTHTGEKPYICSHCEKRFATKVSLTRHIRTHTGEKPYICSHCGKGFSQKSNLSCHIRTHTGEKPYQCSHCEKRFTDKSTLKSHIRKHTGEKPHHCSYCDKGFSQKSDLTNHIRTHKGEKPYICSNCGKRYSHESYLICHIRTHTGEKPYRCSHCEKGFVKKIDLTQHVRTHTGEKPYICSHCEKRFATKVRLTSHIRTHTGEKPFICSHCGKGFSQKSNLSCHIRTHTGEKPYQCSHCEKRFTDKSTLRSHIRKHTGEKPHHCSHCEKRFNHKTALTNHIRTHTGEKPYQCSYCEKRFSTKPSLTNHIRTHTGEKPYICSHCGQRFSLGSNLICHIRTHTGEKPYICSHCGKGFSRESNLIRHIRTHTGEKPYRCSHCDKRFSNKVSLTYHVRTHTGEKPYICTHCKKGFVKKTDLTHHIRTHTGEKPYICSLCEKRFATKVSLTCHFRTHTGEKPYSCSLCGKTFSQKSTLRCHIRTHTGEKSYRCSHCEKRFSTKVNLTNHIRTHT